GTTCAAGATAGCCTTCGTGTTCGGGCTGAACATGGGCTTTTTCGCCCCTATGCTAGGCTGGGTGGAGCGCAAGCAGTCCGCCGTGATGCAGGACCGTATCGGGGCCAACCGGGCGGACATACTCGGCTTCACAGTGATAGGGCTGTTCCACAGCATGGCCGACGCGCTAAAGCTTATATTCAAGGAAGATTTCATCCCGCGCGGAGCCGACAGGGTGATGCATACCCTGGCCCCGGCCATCGCGCTGATCCCGGCGTTGTCCGCCTTCGCGGTGATCCCGTTCGGCGGCAAGTACAACCTGTGGGGCCACCCGGTGAACCTTGTGATAGCGGACCTGGACGTGGGGGTGCTTTACGTTTTCGCCATAGCGTCGCTGGCCACATACGGTGTGGTGCTGGCCGGATGGGCGTCCAACAACAACTGGTCGTTCATCGGCGGGCTTCGCGCCGCCGCGCAGATGTTTTCGTACGAAGTGGCGATGGGGCTGACCATCATGGGCCTTGTGATGTACTACCAGAGCCTGTCGCTTGTGACCATTGTGGCCAAACAGGAGAGCTTCTGGAGCTGGGGGATAATCTGGCACTGGCCCGCGTTCATACTTTATTTCACATGCGCCATCGCGGAGAACAAGAGGACTCCTTTTGACATACCGGAGGCGGAGAGCGAACTCGTGGCCGGATACTTCACGGAGTATTCGGGGATGAAGTTCATCATGTTCTGGATGGCGGAGTTCGTGGAGATCGTCACCATCGGCGCGCTTTGCGTGGTGTTGTTCCTGGGCGGGCATCACCTGCCGGGGATCACCGACAGGACGCTTATCGAGCTTTTCGGCGGGGCGGGGTCCACCACGGCGAACCTTATCGCGATGTTCGTGGGGATCGGGGTCTTTATAGTGAAGCTGGTGATCCTGATATTCGTGCAGATGACGGTCCGGTGGACGCTTCCCCGGTTCCGTTATGACCAGGTGATGAAGCTCGGGTGGAAGATGATCCTTCCGCTTTCCCTTATATGGATATTTGTGATGGGCGCGGGAATCCTTTCCGGGATAGTGCCCAAGCCGTAGAGGTGATGAAATAGATGGCGATCACGATAAAGAAGACGCGGCGGGAAGTGACGCTCTCCCTTTGGGAGAAGTCATACCTGCCGGAGGTGCTGCGCGGGATGTACATAACGCTGCGCCACTTCGCACGGAATTTCGGCGGGCTGATAAACGAGTTTGTTTTGGGCGGCGGCCGGGGCGAGCGGAAGATAATGACGGTGTATTACCCGGAGGAGACGTTGATCCCTCCGCCCGCGTTCCGCGGCAGGCCGGTGCTTGTGCGCGGGTCCAACGGGCTGGAAAAATGCGTTGCCTGCGGGCTGTGCGAGGCCGTATGCCCTCCACACTGCATCAGCATAATAGGCGGGGAGCGGGACAACGGCGACAGGTACCCCGTGTCTTACACCCTGGACGGGGCGCGGTGCATCTTCTGCGGCAGGTGCGAGGAAGTGTGCCCCAAAGAGGCCATCGTGATGAGCGACAGCTGGCGGGAGCTTTGCGAGTATGACCGGAGCAGGATGCTTTATACGAAAGAGGACCTGCTTGTCCCGGAGAGCGATTTGAAGAAGCGGCTTGACCTGATACGGAGCAGATATTATTCCGCCGCGCAATACGAGACTATTGGAAGATAGACGATGGAACTATTAGCGTTCAACATGTTTGCGGCGGTGGCGGTGGCGTGCTCGCTGTTCATGATCGTGTCCAAAAAGCCGGTCAATTCGGCGATGAACCTGATCGCGGTGATGTTCGCCCTTGCCGGGCTTTTCGCGATGCAGGAAGCGCATCTTATCGCCGCCCTGCAGGTGCTGGTGTACGCCGGGGCCATCATGGTGCTGTTCCTGTTCGTGATAATGATGCTCAACCTCAGGGAGAAAGTAGGGATGGAGACGCGCCGCCAGCCTTTCGCGCAGCTTCTGGCCGTGATCGTGCTCGGCGGGCTGTTCACTCCGATGGTGGCCCTTTACGACCCTTCGGCGGTGAAAGTGAAAATCATAAACCAGACGTTCGGCTCCACGGCGGGGGTCGGGCGGCTTTTGTTCACAGATTACCTGCTCCCATTCGAAATAGCGTCCGTGCTTCTGCTGGCGGCGCTGGTGGGGGCGGTGGTGCTCACAAAAACGAGGCTGCGGTAGGCAGATGATAACAGTAAACCATTACCTCGCGCTGTCCGCGGTATTGTTCAGCATTGGCGTTGTCGGTGTGCTAACACGGCGCAACATCATCGTGATAATGATGTCCATCGAGCTTATGTTGAACGCGGGCAACCTTCTTTTTGTCACTTTCGCCCGGCACATGGGGGACATGGGCGGGCATGTTTTCGTTTTCATGGTGATGGCGGTGGCGGCGGCGGAGGCCGCAGTCGGGCTGGCCATCGCCCTGGCGTTGTTCAAGAACCGCGCCACCGTGGACATTGACGAAATGAACATCCTCAAGGGGTAACCGGAAATATGTGGGGTCTTGAGCACATCTGGTGGGTTCCGGCGCTGCCGCTCATAGGGGCGACGCTAAACGGCCTGTTGGGTTTCCGTGTCTCCAAGAAGATGGTGGGCGTTTTCGCCGTAGGCTCCACGGGGCTTTCGTTCCTGGTGGCCGCCATGGCGTTTTTCAACCTTCTTTCGCTTCCGGCGGAGGAAAGGCTTTACGAAAGCGTCATTTTCAAATGGATAGAGGCCGGGTCTTTCACCGCGGAGGCGGGGATACAGATAGATCCGCTTTCCGCGATATTCCTGATGGTGGTGACGGGGGTGGGATTCCTCATCCATGTATATTCCATCGGCTACATGGGGCACGAGGCGGGGTATCCCAGGTATTTTGCGTACCTGAACCTGTTCATGTTCTCCATGCTGATGCTTGTGCTGGGGAACAATTTCCTTTTGATGTTCATCGGCTGGGAAGGGGTTGGGCTTTGCTCGTACCTGCTGATCGGCTATTACTACGAAAAACAGTCCGCCTCCGACGCCGGGAAAAAGGCGTTCGTGATGAACCGGATAGGGGACTTCGGTTTCCTTCTGGCGATCATGTGGATATTCTGGACTTTCGGCTCCATTGATTACACCACGGTGTTCCCGGCGGCGCATGAGAAGCTGATGCTCGGCGGCATGGCGGTGACGGGGATAACGCTTCTTCTGTTCCTTGGCGCCACCGGCAAGTCCGCCCAGATACCGCTATACACCTGGCTGCCGGACGCGATGGAAGGCCCCACGCCGGTGTCGGCCCTCATACACGCGGCGACGATGGTGACGGCGGGAGTGTACATGGTGGCAAGGTGCAACGCCCTTTTCAACCTGGCGCCCACGACCATGATGGTGGTGGCGCTCATCGGCGCGGCGACGGCCATTTTCGCCGCCACAATGGGTCTTTATCAGAACGACATCAAGCGCGTGCTGGCCTATTCCACCGTGTCGCAGCTAGGCTACATGTTCCTGGCGTGCGGGGTGGGCGCGTATGTGGCGGCGGTTTTCCACGTGATGACCCACGCGTTTTTCAAGGCCTGCCTCTTCCTTGGATCCGGCTCGGTGATTCACGGCATGTCCGGCGAACAGGACATGAGGGAGATGGGGGGGCTCGGTAAAAAGATGCCCCAGACGCATCTGACGTTCCTGATATCCACCCTCGCCATCGCGGGCATCCCGCCGCTGGCCGGGTTCTTCTCCAAAGATGAAATACTGCTTTCCGCGTTCCTCGGCCACACACCGGGTCATCTGGTATTTTGGGGATTGGCGACAATCGCCGCCGGCGTGACGGCCTTTTATATGTTCCGGCTTTATTTCATGACATTCACCGGCGAGCTTCGCGCCCATGACCATCATGTGCGCGACCATGTGCATGAATCGCCCTCCGTGATGACCATGCCGCTTATGATCCTGGCCGGCCTTGCGGCGGTGGGGGGATTTGTGGGCCTGCCGATAATCGAGGGGGGCCACGCGTTAAGGGAGTTCCTCGCCCCGGTCTTCCATGTCCACGGCGCGCCGGAGCATCCGCACGCGGACCTGGGCATGGAGCTCGGGCTGATGGGTGTGTCCGTCGCGATGGCTGTCATCGGCATATTCACCGCGCGGTACTTCTACTTCACCAATCCGGCGGCCGCAAAAGAACTCGCGGAAAAAGAGGGGGTGACCAAGACCATATACACCCTCATGCAGAACAAATACTATGTGGACGAAATATACGACGCGCTGTTCGTAAAGCCCATCGTGGCCTTCTCGGACAAGGCGCTGTGGAAGATATTCGACGTGAAGATAGTGGACGGATTCGTCAACGCCATGGCCGACCTGTTCATGGGGCTCGGCGCGGCGTTCCGCACGATGCACACGGGGCTCACCCGCAACTACGCCTTGGCGATGGTGTTCGGAGGTGTGTTCCTTGTGGGCTTCTGGCTGGTTTCGATGGGTGGAAGATAAGGTTTAACGGGGATTTGACGTGATGGAGTCTTTGCCGGTCCTTTCGTTGGTGACATTCATCCCGCTTGCCGGGCTGCTTGTCATCCTGCTGATTGACAAGGAGAACGTGACACTCATCCGTGGTGTGGCATTTGCCGCCACGCTTGTGGACTTTTTCGTTTCCATCCCGCTGTTCACCCGGTTTGAGAACACGCACCTGATGCAGTTTGTGGAGAAGAAGGACTGGCTGCCGCAGTTCGGCGTGAGCTATTACATGGGGATAGACGGCATATCCATGTTCCTGATCCTGCTGACCACCCTGACCACCGCCATATGCGTCCTTTCGACGTGGACGGCGGTGGAGAAGCATGTAAAAGAGTTCATGATGATGATCCTCATGCTGGAAACGGGGATGATCGGGGTCTTCTGCGCTCTGGACTTCTTCCTGTTCTACGTGTTCTGGGAGCTTATGCTCATCCCGATGTACTTCATCATCGGAGTTTGGGGCGGCCAGCGGCGGATATACGCGGCGGTGAAGTTCTTCATATACACGATGGTCGGCTCGGTGCTCATGCTCCTTGCGATCATGTGGCTGTACTTGCACCACCATGAGGTCAAGGGCTTCTATACGATGGACATCCTGGCCTACCAGGGGCTGG
This genomic interval from Nitrospinota bacterium contains the following:
- a CDS encoding NADH-quinone oxidoreductase subunit I, translating into MAITIKKTRREVTLSLWEKSYLPEVLRGMYITLRHFARNFGGLINEFVLGGGRGERKIMTVYYPEETLIPPPAFRGRPVLVRGSNGLEKCVACGLCEAVCPPHCISIIGGERDNGDRYPVSYTLDGARCIFCGRCEEVCPKEAIVMSDSWRELCEYDRSRMLYTKEDLLVPESDLKKRLDLIRSRYYSAAQYETIGR
- the nuoK gene encoding NADH-quinone oxidoreductase subunit NuoK, which codes for MITVNHYLALSAVLFSIGVVGVLTRRNIIVIMMSIELMLNAGNLLFVTFARHMGDMGGHVFVFMVMAVAAAEAAVGLAIALALFKNRATVDIDEMNILKG
- the nuoL gene encoding NADH-quinone oxidoreductase subunit L; translated protein: MWGLEHIWWVPALPLIGATLNGLLGFRVSKKMVGVFAVGSTGLSFLVAAMAFFNLLSLPAEERLYESVIFKWIEAGSFTAEAGIQIDPLSAIFLMVVTGVGFLIHVYSIGYMGHEAGYPRYFAYLNLFMFSMLMLVLGNNFLLMFIGWEGVGLCSYLLIGYYYEKQSASDAGKKAFVMNRIGDFGFLLAIMWIFWTFGSIDYTTVFPAAHEKLMLGGMAVTGITLLLFLGATGKSAQIPLYTWLPDAMEGPTPVSALIHAATMVTAGVYMVARCNALFNLAPTTMMVVALIGAATAIFAATMGLYQNDIKRVLAYSTVSQLGYMFLACGVGAYVAAVFHVMTHAFFKACLFLGSGSVIHGMSGEQDMREMGGLGKKMPQTHLTFLISTLAIAGIPPLAGFFSKDEILLSAFLGHTPGHLVFWGLATIAAGVTAFYMFRLYFMTFTGELRAHDHHVRDHVHESPSVMTMPLMILAGLAAVGGFVGLPIIEGGHALREFLAPVFHVHGAPEHPHADLGMELGLMGVSVAMAVIGIFTARYFYFTNPAAAKELAEKEGVTKTIYTLMQNKYYVDEIYDALFVKPIVAFSDKALWKIFDVKIVDGFVNAMADLFMGLGAAFRTMHTGLTRNYALAMVFGGVFLVGFWLVSMGGR
- a CDS encoding NADH-quinone oxidoreductase subunit J codes for the protein MELLAFNMFAAVAVACSLFMIVSKKPVNSAMNLIAVMFALAGLFAMQEAHLIAALQVLVYAGAIMVLFLFVIMMLNLREKVGMETRRQPFAQLLAVIVLGGLFTPMVALYDPSAVKVKIINQTFGSTAGVGRLLFTDYLLPFEIASVLLLAALVGAVVLTKTRLR
- a CDS encoding NADH-quinone oxidoreductase subunit H: MIPDLIETAFKIAFVFGLNMGFFAPMLGWVERKQSAVMQDRIGANRADILGFTVIGLFHSMADALKLIFKEDFIPRGADRVMHTLAPAIALIPALSAFAVIPFGGKYNLWGHPVNLVIADLDVGVLYVFAIASLATYGVVLAGWASNNNWSFIGGLRAAAQMFSYEVAMGLTIMGLVMYYQSLSLVTIVAKQESFWSWGIIWHWPAFILYFTCAIAENKRTPFDIPEAESELVAGYFTEYSGMKFIMFWMAEFVEIVTIGALCVVLFLGGHHLPGITDRTLIELFGGAGSTTANLIAMFVGIGVFIVKLVILIFVQMTVRWTLPRFRYDQVMKLGWKMILPLSLIWIFVMGAGILSGIVPKP